The Polypterus senegalus isolate Bchr_013 chromosome 1, ASM1683550v1, whole genome shotgun sequence genome includes a window with the following:
- the mtch2 gene encoding mitochondrial carrier homolog 2, which yields MADAYGQLILGSGLTVLSHPLMYIKVLVQVGHEPLPPSIGRNLFGRQVYQLPGLFSYAKYIVKIDGKRGLFKGLCPRLCAGTIGTIVHSRVLQKYQDAEKQEDMGSCLKEDPSSFQQVVKETTKEMVARSCATIVTHPFHVITLRCMVQFIGREAKYSGVFDSIVTIYREEGVLGFFAGLIPRLLGDIISLWLCNVLAHLINTYAIDNTMSHTGEIKSCSQAITGFLASMLTYPFVLVSNLMAVNNCGLAGGLPPYAPVYKNWLDCWSTLNREGNMSRGNSLFFRKMPAGKKYAADQKRFF from the exons ATGGCGGACGCGTACGGTCAATTAATTTTGGGTTCCGGGCTGACTGTCCTTTCCCATCCGCTTATGTACATCAAAGTCCTCGTACAG GTTGGACATGAGCCTCTGCCACCAAGCATAGGAAGAAACCTGTTTGGCCGGCAGGTTTACCAGCTGCCTGGTCTCTTTTCATATG CTAAGTATATAGTGAAGATTGATGGGAAAAGAGGACTTTTCAAAGGCCTGTGCCCTAGACTGTGTGCTGGGACAATTGGAACAATAGTACATAGCAGAGTTCTACAG AAATACCAAGATGCTGAGAAACAAgag GATATGGGGAGCTGTCTCAAAGAGGACCCATCCTCTTTCCAGCAAGTTGTAAAAGAG ACAACCAAAGAGATGGTGGCACGTTCTTGTGCCACAATTGTTACACATCCGTTTCACG TGATCACGTTACGATGCATGGTGCAGTTTATTGGAAGGGAAGCCAAATACAG tGGAGTGTTCGACTCTATTGTAACAATATACAGAGAAGAAGGAGTCCTTGGTTTTTTTGC TGGTTTGATTCCTCGCCTCCTAGGTGATATTATTTCTCTTTGGCTCTGCAATGTCTTGGCACATCTCATTAACACATATGCAATAGACAATAct ATGTCTCATACAGGAGAAATTAAGAGCTGCTCTCAAGCCATCACTGGG TTTCTAGCCAGTATGCTGACGTACCCTTTTGTACTTGTTTCAAACCTCATGGCTGTCAACAACTGTGG acttgctggcggCCTCCCACCATATGCCCCTGTTTACAAGAATTGGCTGGATTGCTGGAGCACCCTTAATAGAGAG gGCAACATGAGCCGTGGAAACAGTTTATTTTTCCGGAAAATGCCTGCTGGGAAGAAGTATGCAGCTGACCAGAAGCGTTTTTTTTAA